In the genome of Rhodoplanes sp. Z2-YC6860, one region contains:
- a CDS encoding chemotaxis protein CheW, giving the protein MSERPKTPNTRSADAGWEPDAAATSSDGTQFISFTIGDESYGVDIMAVREIKVWSEITRLPEQPDFVRGVLNLRGAIVPIVDLRCRFGQGLTEATALHVVIIVQIDSQLVGLLADRVSDIVTVDPAKIKPVPKIGQNGKSAFLSGIVSIESELIALIDLSRLLTLPETKDLALAS; this is encoded by the coding sequence ATGAGCGAACGACCCAAAACACCGAACACGCGCAGCGCCGACGCCGGCTGGGAGCCTGACGCCGCCGCGACCAGCAGCGACGGCACGCAATTCATCAGCTTCACGATCGGCGACGAGAGCTACGGCGTCGACATCATGGCGGTGCGTGAGATCAAGGTCTGGTCGGAGATCACCCGGCTGCCGGAGCAGCCGGACTTCGTGCGCGGCGTGCTCAATCTGCGCGGCGCGATCGTGCCGATCGTCGACCTGCGCTGCCGCTTCGGTCAGGGTTTGACCGAGGCGACCGCGCTGCATGTGGTGATCATCGTGCAGATCGACAGTCAGCTCGTCGGCCTGCTCGCCGACCGCGTCTCAGATATCGTCACGGTCGATCCGGCGAAGATCAAGCCGGTGCCGAAGATCGGCCAGAACGGCAAGTCGGCCTTCCTGAGCGGCATCGTGTCGATCGAGAGCGAGCTGATCGCGCTGATCGATCTGTCCCGTCTGCTGACCTTGCCGGAAACCAAGGATCTGGCGCTCGCGAGCTGA
- a CDS encoding GIY-YIG nuclease family protein: MNPRVSDAFSRIAHNRPMPSFVYVLGCRTPDRMLTYVGWTTDVEKRLKQHNAGTGARTTRGRVWVLLHTEKFRTRRQAMSREWYLKRDRKFRKLLRQRLFVAV; the protein is encoded by the coding sequence ATGAATCCGCGCGTTAGCGACGCGTTCTCGCGAATCGCGCACAATCGGCCGATGCCAAGCTTTGTCTATGTTCTCGGCTGCCGGACGCCGGACCGCATGCTGACCTATGTGGGCTGGACCACCGACGTCGAGAAGCGGCTGAAGCAGCACAACGCCGGCACCGGCGCGCGCACCACGCGCGGCCGCGTCTGGGTGCTGCTGCACACCGAAAAATTCCGCACTCGGCGGCAGGCCATGAGCCGCGAGTGGTACCTCAAGCGCGATCGGAAGTTCCGGAAGCTGCTGCGGCAAAGGCTCTTTGTTGCGGTGTGA
- a CDS encoding c-type cytochrome, which produces MPPPDDKPNSLPGSKAAFSWKQARDLFVAPDWHPDDHAAMPDIVANGRKPDIRACGSCHRVEGTGGPENASLAGLPVAYFIQQIADFKSGARKLSGPQRPSTQLMLASVKDMTDAEVRAAAEYFAALKRKRIIKVVESETIPKTGPSRLFYVKSPEGGTESLGRRIVEFPDDVDQFELRDSRATFTAYVPVGSLAKGEALAKTGGSGTTVACNLCHGPDLKGLGPFPPIAGRSPSYIVRQLYEFQHGGRTGGSSALMKLPVEKLSQDDMIALAAYVGSLEP; this is translated from the coding sequence GTGCCCCCACCCGACGACAAGCCCAATTCACTCCCGGGCAGCAAAGCCGCGTTCAGTTGGAAACAGGCGCGCGATCTTTTTGTCGCGCCCGACTGGCATCCGGACGACCACGCCGCAATGCCGGACATCGTCGCAAACGGACGCAAGCCTGACATCCGCGCCTGCGGATCGTGTCATCGCGTCGAAGGCACCGGAGGTCCGGAGAATGCAAGCCTCGCCGGTTTGCCGGTCGCTTATTTCATCCAACAGATCGCCGACTTCAAAAGCGGCGCCAGAAAGTTGTCCGGCCCGCAGAGGCCTTCCACACAATTGATGCTGGCGTCGGTCAAAGACATGACTGACGCCGAGGTTCGCGCGGCGGCGGAATATTTCGCAGCGCTGAAACGCAAGCGCATCATCAAAGTCGTTGAAAGCGAGACCATTCCGAAAACCGGGCCGTCGCGCTTGTTTTACGTGAAGAGTCCGGAGGGCGGCACCGAGTCGCTCGGCCGGCGTATCGTCGAGTTTCCGGATGATGTCGACCAGTTCGAACTACGCGACTCACGAGCCACCTTCACGGCCTATGTGCCGGTTGGCAGCCTGGCGAAGGGAGAGGCGCTCGCGAAAACCGGTGGATCGGGAACGACCGTGGCCTGCAATCTGTGCCACGGGCCGGACTTGAAAGGCCTCGGCCCGTTTCCGCCGATCGCAGGACGCTCGCCGAGTTACATCGTTCGCCAACTCTATGAGTTCCAGCACGGCGGCCGGACCGGAGGTTCAAGCGCTCTCATGAAACTGCCTGTCGAGAAGCTCTCACAGGACGACATGATCGCGCTTGCGGCTTACGTCGGCTCGCTCGAGCCATAG
- a CDS encoding RidA family protein: MSNRFSNPKTMAPPRGYTQVVETSSPGRTIYLSGQLGMTPEGAFAGEPGDFRAQATQCFENLKAGLESAGAGFEHVVKITNFFVDMSHLPVFFEVRDSFVNTKAPPASTAIQVGRLAREGALFEVEAVAVVPDRAAKAAAGARRGTVSKPAKRPTKKAASKKKRR; encoded by the coding sequence GTGAGCAACCGCTTTTCAAATCCCAAAACCATGGCGCCGCCGCGCGGCTACACCCAGGTGGTCGAGACCTCGAGCCCGGGCCGTACGATCTATCTGTCCGGTCAGCTCGGCATGACGCCTGAGGGTGCGTTCGCAGGCGAGCCGGGCGACTTCCGGGCGCAGGCGACGCAGTGCTTCGAGAATCTGAAGGCCGGGCTGGAGTCGGCCGGCGCGGGCTTCGAGCATGTGGTGAAGATCACCAATTTCTTCGTCGACATGTCGCACCTGCCGGTGTTCTTCGAAGTGCGCGACAGCTTCGTCAACACCAAGGCGCCGCCGGCCTCCACGGCCATTCAGGTCGGTCGCCTGGCGCGCGAAGGCGCGCTGTTCGAGGTGGAAGCCGTGGCGGTTGTGCCGGACCGGGCCGCAAAAGCTGCGGCCGGCGCGAGGCGGGGGACTGTCAGCAAGCCGGCCAAGAGGCCGACGAAGAAAGCCGCGAGCAAAAAGAAGCGCCGGTAG
- a CDS encoding SLC13 family permease, with product MQAHASNIYFGMNPMWVATALLAITYAVIISEKVNRSIVALLGAAAMVLVGVMDQEEALKGVDWNTIGLLTGMMILVSISRRSGMFQFVAVWSAQAAKAHPARMLLLLQICTAVLSAFLDNVTTVLLIVPVTLAITQELDVPAYPYLFAEIFASNIGGTATLIGDPPNILIGSQVGLDFNAFVLHLTPIILIVMAVQAIMIHLIWGKGLKASPEREALVMAMQPKLSITDWLLLKQSLAVLAVVMIAFMLARPLHLEPATIAMAGAAVLMLLDNWAHHNEKAAANIHQTFGDVEWITIFFFIGLFIVVHGVEVAGLLKLLADQLVAATGGNMAHAGYAILWSSAVLSAIVDNIPFVATMIPLIKSMAPAFGGPDKIEPLWWCLSLGACLGGNGTLIGASANLTVAGIGERSGVPFRFVTYSLYAFPMMLVSVAICHVYVWWRYF from the coding sequence ATGCAGGCGCACGCTTCGAACATTTATTTCGGTATGAACCCGATGTGGGTCGCGACCGCTCTGCTTGCGATCACTTACGCGGTCATCATCTCGGAAAAGGTCAATCGCTCCATCGTGGCGCTGCTCGGCGCAGCCGCGATGGTGCTGGTCGGCGTGATGGACCAGGAGGAGGCGCTGAAAGGCGTCGACTGGAACACCATCGGGCTCCTCACCGGCATGATGATCCTGGTGTCGATCTCACGCCGCTCCGGCATGTTCCAATTCGTCGCCGTGTGGTCGGCTCAGGCCGCCAAGGCGCATCCGGCGCGGATGCTGCTGCTTCTGCAAATCTGCACTGCGGTGCTGTCGGCCTTTCTCGACAATGTCACCACTGTTCTGCTGATCGTGCCGGTGACGCTCGCGATCACGCAGGAGCTGGACGTCCCGGCCTATCCGTACCTGTTCGCCGAGATCTTCGCCTCCAACATCGGCGGCACCGCGACGCTGATCGGCGATCCCCCCAACATCCTGATCGGATCGCAGGTCGGCCTCGACTTCAACGCCTTCGTGCTGCATCTCACGCCGATCATCCTCATTGTCATGGCCGTGCAGGCGATCATGATCCATCTGATCTGGGGCAAAGGGCTCAAAGCCAGCCCCGAGCGCGAAGCGCTGGTGATGGCCATGCAGCCCAAGCTCTCGATCACCGACTGGCTTCTGCTCAAGCAGTCGCTCGCGGTGCTCGCGGTGGTGATGATCGCCTTCATGCTGGCCCGACCGCTGCATCTGGAGCCTGCCACCATCGCGATGGCCGGCGCCGCGGTGCTGATGCTGCTCGACAACTGGGCCCATCACAACGAGAAGGCGGCGGCCAACATCCACCAGACCTTCGGCGACGTGGAGTGGATCACGATCTTCTTCTTCATCGGGCTGTTCATCGTGGTGCACGGCGTCGAGGTGGCGGGTCTGCTCAAGCTCCTGGCCGATCAGCTCGTCGCCGCGACCGGCGGTAACATGGCCCATGCCGGCTATGCCATCCTGTGGTCGTCGGCGGTGCTATCGGCCATCGTCGACAACATCCCGTTCGTCGCCACCATGATTCCGCTGATCAAGAGCATGGCGCCGGCCTTTGGCGGACCGGACAAGATCGAGCCGTTGTGGTGGTGTCTGTCGCTTGGCGCCTGTCTCGGCGGCAACGGCACGCTGATCGGCGCCTCGGCCAATCTCACCGTGGCTGGCATCGGCGAGCGGTCCGGGGTGCCGTTCCGCTTCGTGACCTATTCGCTCTACGCCTTCCCGATGATGCTGGTGTCGGTCGCGATCTGCCACGTTTATGTGTGGTGGCGGTATTTCTGA
- a CDS encoding DUF2865 domain-containing protein produces the protein MLILSRCTIAKSGAALFAVLALSAFGSVQQAAAENFFETLFGGFQRRMSMPQQSNSDADPSGGETSGGYGHGTAYCVRTCDGRYFPIQRHAGVTPAELCHSFCPAAQTVVFSGSKIDTAVAQNGARYADIDTAFAYRNRLVANCTCNGKDGGGLARLDTATDPTLRSGDIVATNDGLATYNGKTAEFTPINPASGEWARRLAEVKVRPAPPQDTSEVAAAPMTNDDPKPVKRTRRGTRYSATE, from the coding sequence TTGCTCATCCTTTCTCGCTGTACGATCGCGAAGTCGGGCGCCGCATTGTTCGCTGTGCTGGCGCTGTCGGCATTCGGAAGTGTGCAACAGGCTGCAGCCGAGAACTTCTTCGAAACGCTGTTCGGCGGCTTTCAGCGCCGGATGTCGATGCCGCAACAGTCGAACTCCGATGCCGACCCTTCGGGTGGCGAAACCAGCGGCGGTTACGGCCACGGTACGGCGTACTGCGTGCGCACCTGTGACGGCCGCTATTTCCCGATCCAACGTCATGCCGGCGTGACGCCCGCGGAGCTCTGCCACTCGTTCTGTCCGGCGGCGCAGACCGTCGTGTTCTCCGGCAGCAAGATCGATACCGCGGTGGCGCAGAACGGCGCGCGCTACGCCGACATCGACACGGCGTTCGCCTACCGCAACAGGCTCGTTGCCAACTGCACCTGCAATGGCAAGGACGGCGGCGGCCTTGCCCGCCTCGACACCGCGACCGATCCGACGCTGCGCTCCGGCGACATCGTCGCGACCAACGACGGGCTCGCCACCTACAACGGCAAGACGGCCGAATTCACGCCGATCAATCCGGCCTCGGGTGAATGGGCGCGCAGGCTTGCCGAGGTCAAGGTGCGGCCCGCGCCGCCGCAGGACACGTCCGAGGTCGCGGCGGCACCGATGACCAACGACGACCCGAAGCCCGTAAAGCGCACACGCCGTGGCACGCGCTATTCCGCTACGGAGTGA
- a CDS encoding NAD(P)/FAD-dependent oxidoreductase, whose translation MQILVVGAGVVGLAVARAAALKGHDVIVAEKTLGIGNGVSSRNSEVIHGGMYYPTGSLRAHHCPRGRRLMVEFCASHGVPHRLCGKLIVATEDAEVGKMEAILKQGAANGVEGFVMIDGAKARAMEPQLNCVAALHSPNTGIVDSHAFMRALQGDLEDRGGAIAFGTKVERLIHTQAGWLVRFSGTESGELAVDAVINSAGLGAQALGHSTEDYPDTRVPRLVLARGNYFGYAGRPVFSRLIYPAPRIDGGLGTHVTLDLAGRMRFGPDVEWIDEENYNVNPERSKSFYASIRRYWPGLPDDSLQPDYAGIRPKLTGPGEVAADFMIEGPAQHGLPGLVHLFGIESPGLTSSLSLADEVVSQLTP comes from the coding sequence ATGCAAATCCTTGTCGTCGGTGCCGGTGTGGTGGGGCTTGCGGTCGCGCGCGCGGCGGCGCTGAAGGGACACGACGTCATCGTGGCCGAGAAGACGTTGGGCATCGGTAACGGCGTGTCGTCGCGCAACAGCGAAGTGATCCACGGCGGCATGTACTATCCGACCGGCTCGCTGCGCGCCCATCACTGCCCGCGCGGCCGCCGCCTGATGGTGGAGTTCTGTGCCTCGCATGGCGTGCCGCATCGGCTGTGCGGCAAGCTCATTGTCGCGACCGAGGATGCCGAGGTCGGCAAGATGGAAGCGATCCTGAAGCAGGGCGCGGCCAACGGCGTCGAAGGCTTCGTGATGATCGATGGCGCCAAAGCGCGCGCCATGGAGCCGCAGCTCAATTGCGTCGCGGCGCTGCATTCGCCGAACACCGGCATTGTCGACAGCCATGCGTTCATGCGCGCGCTGCAGGGCGATCTCGAAGATCGCGGCGGCGCGATCGCGTTCGGTACCAAGGTCGAGCGGCTGATCCACACCCAGGCCGGCTGGCTGGTCCGTTTCTCGGGGACCGAGAGCGGCGAGCTTGCGGTCGATGCGGTGATCAACTCCGCAGGCCTCGGTGCGCAGGCGCTCGGCCACAGCACCGAGGATTATCCGGACACGCGCGTGCCGCGGCTCGTGCTCGCCCGCGGCAATTATTTCGGTTACGCCGGCCGTCCCGTGTTCTCGCGGCTGATCTATCCGGCGCCGCGGATCGACGGCGGGCTCGGCACCCACGTGACGCTCGATCTCGCCGGCCGCATGCGCTTTGGTCCTGACGTCGAGTGGATCGACGAGGAGAACTACAACGTCAATCCGGAGCGCTCGAAGTCGTTCTACGCGAGCATCCGCCGCTATTGGCCGGGACTGCCGGACGATTCATTGCAGCCGGACTATGCGGGCATCCGCCCGAAGCTCACCGGGCCGGGCGAAGTCGCCGCCGATTTCATGATCGAGGGGCCTGCGCAGCACGGGCTTCCCGGCCTCGTGCACCTGTTCGGCATCGAGTCGCCGGGGCTCACGTCGTCGCTGTCATTGGCCGATGAGGTGGTTTCGCAGCTCACTCCGTAG
- a CDS encoding rhodanese-like domain-containing protein — protein sequence MTTSVKQLLDAAHAAVPKVTPAQARDMIGKGNTLVVDVRDAGEVEKTGRIADAVNVSRGMLEFRADPESPYHDKAFAKDKTVILYCASGGRSALAGKTLKDMGYDKVFNLGAFKDWAESGGPTSAAPGGGAR from the coding sequence ATGACGACAAGCGTCAAACAGCTGCTGGATGCCGCCCACGCCGCGGTGCCGAAGGTCACGCCGGCGCAGGCGCGGGACATGATCGGCAAGGGCAACACACTGGTGGTCGACGTTCGCGATGCGGGCGAAGTCGAAAAGACCGGCAGGATCGCCGACGCCGTGAATGTCTCGCGCGGCATGCTGGAATTCCGCGCCGATCCGGAGTCGCCGTATCACGACAAGGCGTTTGCCAAAGACAAGACCGTGATCCTGTATTGCGCCTCCGGTGGCCGCTCGGCGCTCGCCGGCAAGACGCTGAAGGACATGGGCTACGACAAGGTGTTCAATCTGGGCGCCTTCAAGGATTGGGCCGAGAGTGGCGGGCCGACATCGGCCGCTCCCGGCGGCGGCGCTCGTTAG
- a CDS encoding Spy/CpxP family protein refolding chaperone, whose protein sequence is MARQAPAFRSAPQQRFVRPQNAPQPRFASPRQAPSIQRIAPQNRAATRFERRQQIIQQRQQTARPNNIAPSAVTNNAPNPRLQQLESQRRLSRGERRELRTLQRNERQNARQQNLTADQQKTAATGNANQQRLQTLESKRRLNRSERRELNRLRRDERQNAQQNQGAGQDRTAATTNNNQQRIQDLQSKGRLNRSERRELRRLQRDERRNAANPQQQSPPQTAVQTQQRQEQRQDRRQRAARAPLTPAQVTQGRFASNLSQFNNNRRAGRRAARLASRIAWQLGVLAPYVPWRGPVYWPYAYNDLFYYTFWPDSYDPGYWAYAYDDFFDGVFFPDGAPYAEYAAEGPYDGAYARTTTTGVAPSRSYSSSGGGNVPGRVNQATREFCADQATGITAWPIDKIANAVGPNNEQKKLLDDLRQASQQAASEFKDACPDAVPLTPPGRLQAMTQRLQAMDDAVTTVKPALEAFTNSLSDEQKARFNELGPTLRGSQKAAATPDQTANCSSEKAGLSSLAVDRIESALQPTEAQEASLDRLDDALQQSVDTLRNACPNVVPLTPVGRLDVMKQRLDAMIQAANAVRPALEDFYAALTDEQKAKFNRLGRQSAQSAD, encoded by the coding sequence ATGGCCCGGCAGGCGCCGGCGTTCCGCTCCGCACCGCAGCAGCGCTTCGTGCGGCCGCAGAACGCGCCGCAGCCGCGCTTCGCCAGCCCCCGCCAGGCGCCTTCGATCCAGCGCATCGCGCCGCAGAATCGCGCGGCGACGCGCTTCGAGCGCCGGCAGCAGATCATCCAGCAGCGTCAGCAGACGGCGCGGCCGAACAACATCGCGCCGAGCGCCGTCACCAACAACGCGCCGAACCCGCGCCTGCAGCAGCTCGAATCGCAGCGCCGGCTCTCCCGCGGCGAGCGCCGCGAATTGCGCACGCTGCAACGGAACGAACGTCAGAACGCGCGGCAGCAGAACCTGACCGCGGATCAGCAGAAGACAGCGGCCACCGGCAATGCCAACCAGCAGCGCTTGCAGACGCTCGAGTCCAAGCGCCGTCTGAACCGCTCGGAGCGCCGCGAGCTCAATCGGCTCCGCCGCGACGAACGGCAGAACGCGCAGCAGAACCAAGGCGCCGGTCAAGACCGGACTGCGGCCACGACCAACAACAATCAGCAGCGGATCCAAGATCTGCAATCGAAGGGCCGCCTCAACCGCTCGGAGCGCCGAGAGCTGCGTCGACTGCAGCGCGATGAGCGCCGCAACGCTGCCAATCCTCAGCAGCAATCACCCCCGCAAACCGCGGTCCAGACCCAGCAGCGCCAAGAGCAGCGCCAAGATCGGCGGCAGCGCGCCGCACGCGCGCCGCTCACGCCGGCGCAAGTGACGCAGGGCCGCTTCGCCTCGAACCTGTCGCAGTTCAACAACAACCGGCGCGCCGGGCGCCGCGCGGCACGGCTTGCCTCGCGGATCGCCTGGCAGCTTGGCGTGCTGGCGCCGTACGTGCCGTGGCGCGGTCCGGTGTACTGGCCGTACGCCTACAACGACCTGTTCTATTACACGTTCTGGCCCGACTCCTACGATCCGGGCTACTGGGCCTATGCCTATGACGACTTCTTCGACGGCGTGTTCTTCCCCGACGGCGCGCCTTATGCCGAATATGCCGCCGAAGGCCCTTATGATGGCGCCTATGCGCGGACCACGACCACCGGGGTGGCGCCTTCGCGAAGCTACAGCAGCAGCGGCGGCGGCAATGTGCCGGGCCGCGTCAACCAGGCCACCCGCGAATTCTGCGCCGATCAGGCCACCGGCATCACGGCCTGGCCGATCGACAAGATCGCCAACGCGGTGGGTCCGAACAACGAACAGAAGAAGCTGCTCGACGATCTGCGACAGGCGTCGCAGCAGGCCGCGAGCGAGTTCAAGGATGCCTGCCCCGACGCCGTGCCGCTGACCCCGCCGGGCCGGCTGCAGGCGATGACCCAGCGTCTGCAAGCCATGGACGACGCGGTGACCACCGTGAAGCCAGCGCTCGAGGCGTTCACCAACTCGCTCAGCGACGAGCAGAAGGCGCGTTTCAACGAGCTCGGCCCGACGCTCCGCGGCTCGCAGAAGGCCGCAGCGACTCCCGATCAGACCGCCAACTGCAGCAGCGAGAAGGCCGGTCTCTCCAGTCTCGCGGTCGACCGCATCGAGAGCGCGTTGCAGCCGACCGAGGCGCAGGAGGCCTCTCTCGACCGTCTGGACGACGCCTTGCAGCAGTCCGTCGACACCCTGCGCAACGCCTGCCCCAACGTCGTACCTTTGACTCCGGTGGGCCGGCTCGATGTGATGAAGCAGCGGCTCGACGCCATGATCCAAGCTGCCAATGCGGTACGGCCTGCGCTCGAGGACTTCTATGCGGCGCTGACCGACGAGCAGAAGGCGAAGTTCAACCGGCTCGGACGCCAGTCCGCGCAATCGGCCGATTGA
- a CDS encoding phosphoenolpyruvate carboxykinase, whose amino-acid sequence MKETGLRNAAFGADKFGLKDLGAVHWNLTEAPLYEHAIRNGEATIVAGGALGAETGHHTGRSPKDKHTKVDQLTESTVWWDGNRKQSQEHFDNMLQDFLAHAKGKTLYAQDLYGGADPKYRIKVRVYTEYAWHSLFIRQLLIRPDRAELASFMADMTIIDMPSFKPDHKRHGGREGSDTQVAIDFTRKIVLICGSSYAGEMKKSVFTTLNFYLPAQGVMPMHCSANVGKDGDSALFFGLSGTGKTTLSADPNRTLIGDDETGWSPDGIFNFEGGCYAKCIKLSQEAEPMIWDATNRFGAVLENVVYDAETRIPDYNSDKLTENTRSAYPLDFIPNASRSGMAGHPKNIIFLTADAYGVMPPIAKLTPAQAMYHFLSGYTAKVAGTEKGLVGVEPEFSTCFGAPFLPRPPAEYGRLLRDYIAKYKVDCWLVNSGWTGGIYGVGSRMPIKVTRALVTGALDGSLKNATFRTDKYFGFAVPTAVPGIDTKILNPDQTWADPKAFDETARKLVGMFQKNFAKYEKTVDAEVRAAAPEVRMAAE is encoded by the coding sequence GTGAAAGAAACTGGTCTGCGTAACGCCGCCTTTGGCGCCGACAAATTCGGTCTCAAAGACCTCGGTGCGGTCCATTGGAATCTGACCGAAGCGCCGCTCTATGAGCACGCGATCCGGAACGGCGAGGCGACCATCGTGGCGGGCGGCGCGCTCGGCGCCGAGACCGGCCATCACACCGGCCGTTCGCCGAAGGACAAGCACACCAAGGTCGACCAGCTCACCGAAAGCACTGTTTGGTGGGACGGCAACCGCAAGCAGAGCCAGGAGCACTTCGACAACATGCTCCAGGACTTCCTGGCGCATGCCAAAGGCAAGACGCTTTACGCGCAGGACCTCTACGGCGGCGCCGATCCGAAGTACCGGATCAAGGTGCGCGTCTACACCGAATACGCCTGGCACTCGCTGTTCATCCGCCAGCTGCTGATCCGTCCGGATCGTGCCGAGCTTGCCTCGTTCATGGCGGACATGACCATCATCGACATGCCGTCGTTCAAGCCGGACCATAAGCGTCACGGCGGCCGCGAAGGCTCGGATACCCAGGTGGCGATCGACTTCACCCGCAAGATCGTGCTGATCTGCGGCTCGTCCTATGCGGGCGAGATGAAGAAGTCGGTGTTCACGACGCTGAACTTCTATCTGCCGGCCCAGGGCGTGATGCCGATGCACTGCTCGGCCAACGTCGGCAAGGACGGCGACAGCGCGCTGTTCTTCGGCCTCTCCGGCACCGGCAAGACCACGCTGTCGGCCGATCCGAACCGCACGCTGATCGGCGACGACGAGACCGGCTGGTCGCCGGACGGCATCTTCAACTTCGAGGGCGGCTGCTACGCCAAGTGCATCAAGCTCTCGCAGGAAGCGGAGCCGATGATCTGGGACGCCACCAACCGCTTCGGCGCCGTGCTCGAGAACGTCGTATACGATGCGGAGACCCGCATCCCGGATTACAACAGCGACAAGCTGACCGAGAACACGCGTTCCGCCTATCCGCTCGACTTCATCCCGAACGCGTCGCGCTCGGGCATGGCCGGGCATCCGAAGAACATCATCTTCCTCACCGCCGACGCTTATGGCGTGATGCCGCCGATTGCGAAGCTCACGCCCGCCCAGGCGATGTATCACTTCCTCTCCGGCTACACCGCGAAGGTCGCGGGCACCGAAAAGGGTCTTGTCGGCGTCGAGCCGGAATTCTCGACCTGCTTCGGCGCGCCGTTCCTGCCGCGTCCGCCGGCGGAGTACGGTCGGCTGCTGCGCGACTACATCGCCAAGTACAAGGTCGATTGCTGGCTGGTGAACTCCGGCTGGACCGGCGGCATCTACGGCGTCGGCTCCCGCATGCCGATCAAGGTGACGCGTGCGCTGGTGACCGGCGCGCTCGACGGCTCGCTGAAGAACGCGACGTTCCGCACCGACAAGTATTTCGGCTTCGCGGTTCCGACCGCAGTGCCGGGCATCGACACCAAGATCCTCAACCCGGATCAGACCTGGGCCGATCCGAAGGCGTTCGATGAAACGGCCCGCAAGCTCGTCGGCATGTTCCAGAAGAACTTTGCCAAGTACGAGAAGACCGTGGATGCGGAAGTGCGCGCCGCGGCGCCCGAGGTTCGGATGGCTGCGGAATAA
- a CDS encoding PQQ-dependent sugar dehydrogenase yields the protein MEVENFDPAWDGDLLVTSLKAQSIYRLRRDGSGRIVYSEPIALGHRLRDIAALPDGTMVLWTDDARLLFLNVDRAAFAANRRAPG from the coding sequence TTGGAGGTCGAAAACTTCGACCCCGCATGGGACGGCGATCTGCTGGTCACGTCGCTCAAAGCGCAATCGATCTACCGCTTGCGGCGCGATGGCAGCGGCCGGATCGTCTACAGCGAGCCGATCGCTCTCGGTCATCGCCTGCGGGATATCGCCGCGCTGCCCGATGGCACTATGGTGCTCTGGACCGATGATGCGCGGTTGCTGTTCCTCAATGTCGACCGTGCGGCATTTGCGGCCAACCGTCGCGCACCCGGTTGA
- a CDS encoding esterase, whose product MRRILMGAFLAAACFGTAAAEDIVLRGMGSFHVGGRIAEVSGKEVRMIQRQPGGPMTKLDPNGQYMVEQMYVQYFLPKVKKGKYPLLMWHGGGLTGVTYESTPDGRDGWMNFFIRKGWDTYVSDAVERGRSGFASKDIWPDDPIFLTYQDPFERFRIGDGEGSWNADPQKRKLLPGDQFPAEAYENYMKQTVPRWLSTDAAILRGYLALIDKVCPCVLLVHSQGGNFGFLAAEQRPDKIKGIVAVESATAGKVENAAKLKHVPVLMVFGDYVDQHPRWATFKKVDTEYGNAIKAAGGSVDLINLPDIGIKGNSHMMMQDKNSDQIADVIQKWLVGKALAD is encoded by the coding sequence ATGCGTCGGATTCTGATGGGCGCCTTCCTGGCGGCGGCTTGCTTCGGCACCGCAGCCGCAGAGGACATCGTGCTGCGCGGCATGGGTTCGTTCCATGTCGGCGGCCGCATCGCCGAGGTTTCGGGCAAGGAGGTGCGGATGATCCAGCGCCAGCCCGGCGGCCCGATGACCAAGCTCGACCCCAACGGCCAGTACATGGTCGAGCAGATGTACGTGCAGTACTTCCTGCCCAAGGTGAAGAAGGGCAAGTATCCGCTGCTGATGTGGCACGGCGGCGGCCTCACCGGCGTCACCTATGAGAGCACGCCGGACGGCCGCGACGGCTGGATGAACTTCTTCATCCGCAAAGGCTGGGACACTTACGTGTCCGACGCGGTGGAGCGCGGCCGCTCGGGCTTCGCCTCCAAGGACATATGGCCGGACGATCCGATCTTTCTCACCTATCAGGATCCTTTCGAGCGCTTCCGCATCGGTGACGGCGAAGGCTCCTGGAACGCCGATCCGCAGAAGCGAAAGCTTCTCCCCGGCGACCAGTTTCCGGCCGAAGCTTATGAGAACTACATGAAGCAGACCGTGCCGCGCTGGCTCTCCACGGACGCGGCGATCCTGCGCGGCTATCTGGCGCTGATCGACAAGGTCTGTCCCTGCGTTCTGCTGGTGCACAGCCAGGGCGGCAATTTCGGCTTCCTCGCCGCCGAGCAGCGGCCCGACAAGATCAAGGGCATCGTCGCGGTGGAATCGGCGACCGCCGGCAAGGTCGAAAACGCCGCCAAGCTGAAGCACGTACCGGTGCTGATGGTGTTCGGCGATTATGTCGACCAGCATCCGCGCTGGGCGACCTTCAAGAAGGTCGACACCGAGTACGGCAACGCCATCAAGGCGGCCGGTGGCAGCGTCGATCTGATCAACCTTCCTGACATCGGCATCAAGGGCAATTCGCACATGATGATGCAGGACAAGAACAGCGATCAGATCGCCGATGTGATTCAGAAATGGCTGGTCGGCAAGGCGCTGGCTGACTGA